Below is a window of Chaetodon trifascialis isolate fChaTrf1 chromosome 17, fChaTrf1.hap1, whole genome shotgun sequence DNA.
cacacacacacacacacacacacacacacacacacacacacacacacacacacacacacacacacacaatgataaaaataatgataacCCGGTACCTACCGACCCGGCAATGTCCTGGGAAATTTCCGAGTCGGTCCTGGGTAAGTTCCGGGACTTTGCCGGGACCGATCCGGAACCTTCTTggaacttacccgggaccgacccggaaatttcccgggacattgccgggaccgacccgggacattgccgggaccaACCCGGAACTTACCCAGGTCTGACccaggacacaaacacactaataataataataataataactatgCTGGTCtggcaaattattgctttacgTGAAACCGGTCCGTTGCGcaaaaaaaaggttggggaccgctgctcTAGATTTCTGCTCGTTTCTCTGttgtgttctgctgtttgacAGAACCACTTGAGAGAAGTGAGAAGATGGAGGGTTCAGAGTTATCAGTTGTCCTGCCTCATTAGTCAGGCAGGGGATACAtgtgccgtgtgtgtgtatccaaagCTCAGCTCATGATTTGGCTCTGGTCTTGTGTCTCAGGCTGCCTGCAGCGTGGCTCTAATTAGACTAGGTAATTAGGTTGAACTCTCAGACCTGGAATCTGCAACCACTCAAGTCTCTCGGCCACATTTTTGACCCTTCTCCCatttctcgctctctttcttcccCCTTTAATCTCTTCATTCCATTTCCTCTGAGCATCGCATCACACTCGGCCTCTCGgaagaaatatttcaaataacaTATGTGACCCAGAACAGACCCCAACAGAGGACAGCGTGTGTCTCTAAACCTGGCCTCTGTGAGATgagcctgaaacacacactgacgaggaaacatttgtctttttctcactgCCAATCTCACTGCAAACAGACGTAGAATAATAAGTGAGAATGTAGCCATGTTTTTATTCTTCCAAGTCTCTGACTGACAGGAACACATTTCTCATTCATAACATCAGCCTCACTTTGCATCAGCCCACTCGATGAAAGTCAGTGAAAAAAACTCAAATTTGAGTATAAAAGTGACTATTTGGATGAACATGGTGTCTCCATCCAGGACCAGAGTGGTTTCCCCCATCGTGGATGTGATAGACTGGCAGACCTTTCAGTACAATGCCACCCAGTGGCCAGTTAGGGGAGTGTTCGACTGGAGGCTTGACTTCTACTGGGAATCTAACTCTCAGCTGCAGGATAAGGATCCAGACTCTGCTGTTCAAGCTGTGCGGTGAGTTTTCATGGCATGAGTTTATGTCTGAAAAAGTTGGGTTTTATTTGGAGTAATGTTGTGCGAAGCCCAAGAGGAAGCACTGACCAAATtggctttttttaatgttttattggtGCAGAATTGATATTCTGCATTTTGAAAAGTGTAGCAAATGAGAGACATGTATgaatttaatttctttattcttGGCTAATGTTTCCTGTCTTGAGGTTTAGGCCCCCCAAAGGGTTTGCAAGATAGACCTGAGGGGCCATGAGATGATTAACAAGTaagaaatgatgagaaaaacaacaactatgTATTAACTACATAAAATTGACTaatttttcagatattttctcTCACTGTTGCAATTTTCTTGTGAATTACTGTGTGGTTCAACCTCTTTATAGGCCTATAAAAcacattcttaaaaaaaaaaaagtaaaaattctCTTTGCTTGCTcataataatatattattagTAAGATGTGAGTTAGCTTTGATTTGTTGTAAAGGCTCATGAGCCAGAAAGGTAAGGAAGCACTGCTCTGGGCTGTGTGCTGTCAATCTGTCTTTGTTAACTGTGACTGTAATACTCAGTTACTTATGTGTCTCTGCTCCACTGACACGGAGACAAATTCCTGTGTTTGTTCTTGGCCAGTAaagtgattctgattctgtctGTGACAGGAGCCCAGCATTAGGAGGCGGAGTTGTGGCCATCGACAGACacttttttcacagtgtggGAGCCTTCGACCCGGGGATGCTGCTGTGGGGAGAGGAACAAATTGAGCTGTCAATCAGAGTAATGCAAGCATTTTCatgatcaattttcaattcaaatcCTCCAATAATTAACCTGCCCACACAACACAGGGGGGAAGACagattgcttttgtttttcatcttctgAGTGATTCAGTTGCTTTTTGTTAGGGCCTCAGGAATGCTGTGCTGGGACATGATAACTTTTGCAAATGGGAATCTCAGGTTGAATAGTGGTTTGGGAATGTCTGGGCAATTTGACAAACGCACAAGTATGAGAGGAAAATGTTCCCTGACTGCTTGTTTTCCTGTGACCATTAAAATGCATATGGTTAAAGTGTAGCATGTTCTGTGAAAGATTAAAATGCAGCATGACAAAAGATAATTTGTGCAATGTGCAAAGTATAGTTTTACTCGTCATGCTTTCTTAGGATGTTATTTAAGAGAATCAAAGCCCTTGATAAAGCTGTCTTGTTGTCCTAGGTGTGGTCATGTGGGGGTTCCATGGAAGTGGTTCCCTGTTCCCGTGTGGCTCACCTAGACCGTCACCACCTGCCCTACCAGTTCCCAGACCAGGAGCTGCTTCAGAGGAACAAGATCCGGATTGCAGACACCTGGATGGATGCATACAGGAAGATCTTCTATAGGAGAGACACACTTGCTCATTTCATCAGGCAGGTACGTATGTTTGGTTTTTAAGATTTGGTCAAGAGACTGGTTGGTGAATGTACCAAatacaacccccccccccccccccccaataacATAAttgctctttcttttgttcAGTCTGAGAGCCCAAACATCACAGAGCGTCTGCGGCTAAAGAGGAGTCTAGGATGTAGGAACTTCCACTGGTACCTGATGACAGTTTATCCACAACTTTACATCCCCCAGGACAGACCTGCACTGTCAGGCgaggtagcacacacacacacacacacacacacacacacacacacacacacacacacacacacacacacacacacacacacacacacacacacacacacacagtgtctccACCATATATGATGGCCTTGGTTATAATGGCTTCCTCTTGGCTGAATCAGAGGTGTAGGCCACCTCTAAAACAGACACTGACCTGGACTCTTCATTGACCACCACAACATCTGGTGTATTGGCAGAAAGATGCGAAGAATATCTGGGCTACAACTGCTGGGAAGGAACATGGAAGCTGTGACACAGGAATGCTTGTGCATTCTCATCGAGGCTGGAAAATGGTTTGATCCATCCACTTTCTCGTACTTTGTACGGTCCTTTGTAAGAATAACAGCCATTCAAGGTGTGTAATATAGTTTCAGCAACCTGTTCTGTGGTGTGATGCAAACAGTGAGGGGCCTAAGCAGAAGGAGACCAGATAGAGAGGTTGAGTCTGGTGGGCTTGTGGTCTGGCTTTTATTGTCAATGTGACAATGTCCTCATTGAGTGCAGTGATGTGAGGAATGAGTGAGACACAGAATCATCAGCAGAGGGATTATGTGCAAGTTTTCCCTGAAGTTTTAGTCTAGTCCAGTGTTGTTGCTcttgttgttgatgttggaaTAAATCCATAAGAGTTTGCCAGGCAGCTGTAGGTCTTAGCAGGAGGCTGCGTCCACTGTGTGAGGCTGTTGCCTTGACGGAGGGTCAGTTATAATGTCCTCTGAGACCCTCACAGTCTCTAAGTCAGACTGCACGCCCACTTCAGGGATGCTTAAGTTTGGACATAAAGTTCATTCAAATGCAGCCAGTCCATCCAAACTCTTACGTTTTCTAAGATCCTGGAGCAGAGAAGATTGTGCCAGTTCTTGAACTTCCTTGTCATTTTAATTCAGCACAATGAGAAGCTGGGAAATCCACATGCTGGTATAAATCCATGCCATCTTTCCCATTGgggataaaaacaaaatgtcacaggtGCTGTGTGTATTCAGGCAAAGCCCCTTTGGCACCAAGCTCACTGTTTTATCGTTCATTTCACTTAGCACCCCCAGTTTAATGTGGGCGTTGGAGAGCAGATgttgtattttagacattattTGCCACCTGTCTGATGGCACAGGGCATCTGTCAGTCAGGTCCAACCTGGATGTGAACTCAGACTAGATGATGTTGCCCGGCTCCCTTTATTCTCCTGCAATGTTGAATGTGTGTCCAAGATAAATGCATGTCTCATGGAGGGAGGATACATGCATGAGTTTTGTGGCTATGTATCaactttcctcctctcattcagaacagtacacacacacacacacacacacacacacacacacacacacacacacacacacacacacacacacacacacacacacacacacacactctactaCTGCTCCTTGATGGACATGACAGACTGATGTGTCCCATTTGTGCTTGTTTGAAGCTGTATAATGTCGGCACTGGCAGCTGCGCAGACTACCCCCGAGGGCAGGGACTGCAGGATGGGGCCATGAACATAGCACCATGCAGCGGGACGGGCAGCCAGGTAACCATAACACCAGCTGTGAAAGTTGAAGAAATACAGGTAACACACAGTGGCAAAGATGATCTCTCTTGTCATCGCAGCACTGCGATCTAAACACTGAGTTCGAAGTGCGGTGGGGTCCCATGGGGGCTTTGTGTTTGGACGTCAGGGCAGAGAGGGCGGTCTTATCTCCGTGCCCCACACAGCGACCAACCCTCAGCAGACTCCGGTGGAAGTTCATAAAGGCAAGGCAGAGAATTAaactttttttgttgtatttctgaaTAAATCCACATGGTCACGGTGGGCATTCAGCTGTCTCCGTGTGTCTGTTTTATGCTTCAGCTGAGCGGACAACTTGTTCACCAGCAGTCCCAGTTGTGTCTGGAGGCTGTAAAGGAGGGAGGGCTCCCGCAAAGCAGCCCAAGAGAAGTCAACACCAAAACAGGAGGACTCTTCCTGCGCCCCTGCACCCATCACCCCAGACAACAGTGGCATTTTGAGCAACTGGTAGCTCCTAAAGGTGCCTGAGTGCACGGAGCAAGTAAATCCAGGCACTATGCAGGGTAGCATTCAGTAGTGAAATGGTGCAGGAAAATacacaacatttcatttttcgcTCCACTTTGCCACTCAGctgttttgttcctgttttaaGGATTGCAAATATAATTAAATAACAGATTGTCTAAAATGATAAGAAACAAGGTATGATTATGTTGGAATAAGTCTTTATTTAAAATCGCTTTTTTAGGAATATCTATTATTGTCTTGTATTAATGTACATTTAATCATACACAGTGGGAATAACATGTCGAGAAAATGATCTTAAATGATtttgtactgcagtaaaagatttgattaattcatgtgtaaatgttgttgttttattctgaaaggtcGAAGTATTCAGCCAACAGAATCACAACCAAGCATGAGCCAAAAATCATTATATGCGTTATCCCTCCCATTTCATTGTCAGTAATTGCCCCCAAATTTTCCTTGGCCTACAGTAGATTTTAGTCAGATTTCTTCTGCAGTGAAACTTCATCTTCTACATCACCAGTTCACACTTCCTTTGTCCTTATCTTAAAGTAAAGTTCAGATAAAAAACAGGGTAATGTCACACTAGGGTAGGTAGATTGGGATCAGGCACAAACATAGATGTACAACAAACTAGATGATCTAAGAATTTAAATCTGAGGACAGTGATCATATGAAAGACTTAAATATAGACGTAAACATTTGTGTTCTTTTGGTCTGGGTCTGTTTTTCGTGTTTTTACTTATTGTGCTTTTTACATGTCTGCTATTCATTGACATcttgacttgtcatagtaggAAAAAGCACAGGGGTCACCAATAACATTAAGGATGGCTCcgttctattcaagtgtcccagtcagccatggcagtgtgacagtgagccaatGATATGAGACACTGAAACTGAGTTTTACTACTTATTTTTACTACTACATCTGTACTTTTCGTACTGTGGAAACCTCAAGTGCAACAAAACAGGAGCGAGCAGcagtctgcacacactcacagtcctGAGAGGTGGGAACACCTGTGTGAGCAAACCATCAGAGTTTGAATAAGCACTGATGAATCAGTCATTAACAACCCCAAAATTGTAATAttctaaaatattttattcattcttAATGTGTTTGAAATCATTGCACTCTTATTTACCTTATACATGTTCATTCCTTATCAGCTGTCAACAGCAGAGGGAGCCATCTGCCTTCATAATCTTTTCTAAACTCCCAGATGATCACTTTGTTATTGTTCCACATGAATGACCTCACCATTTGATTTTCTTAATCGACTTTCTATAAAGATGTGCTCATCTAAACTTTCTGTGGCTTGGAGCTAAATAAGCATGTTGTACAGTAAGTCTAGCATGCGACAGTAATGTCCTGATGTGACTGAGAAGAGTGGATGCGGTCCAGAATGGCCAGACTACTGTCTACTGTGTTCTTGTGTCCAAGTATCTACTGTAATTCACAGCTCAATTATAACTGAAGGTCGTACTTAAACCATAAAGCCCAAGGTTAGGATGGCAACTGGCATACAGGGAAGGACCCTGACTCTCTCCTCACCCCCAAGCATTGAACGCTCATAACCGCCTACACCCTGCCACAGTAATGCTCTTCTAAACCCATGGTGCACTTAGCCCAGTCAAGTACACAGCACCTTTTCAATATAAAGGATCATATGGTATGTCTGCAGCTTCAGGGCATAGGTCAAACACTTGGATGGTCAACATGTTTTCGATTAGACCGTTTTCTCTCTGTTACATA
It encodes the following:
- the LOC139346209 gene encoding polypeptide N-acetylgalactosaminyltransferase 15-like → MRLWGRATASRTRRTMLCLWLLLLGFTLLTLAFSDLFNRNHEQSHQKPGPPRRPLQRILSAPDLEVIVESRDPALELGVDLSPLKSLQEDELLFVPSTQGTKTPPQKKGSYKVLLPGANKDARATAPPTHGEMGKAVRLNLEGAERDAELSAVEKYGFNEVVSERISLHRRLPEARHPECLREKYSESLPSASVVICFHDEAWSTLLRTVHSVLDTAPKQFLQEVLLVDDLSQHGHLKSVLSEYVSHLDEVRLIRSTRRLGVGGCRALGAARAAGEVLVFMDSHCECQRGWLEPLLERVAQDRTRVVSPIVDVIDWQTFQYNATQWPVRGVFDWRLDFYWESNSQLQDKDPDSAVQAVRSPALGGGVVAIDRHFFHSVGAFDPGMLLWGEEQIELSIRVWSCGGSMEVVPCSRVAHLDRHHLPYQFPDQELLQRNKIRIADTWMDAYRKIFYRRDTLAHFIRQSESPNITERLRLKRSLGCRNFHWYLMTVYPQLYIPQDRPALSGELYNVGTGSCADYPRGQGLQDGAMNIAPCSGTGSQHCDLNTEFEVRWGPMGALCLDVRAERAVLSPCPTQRPTLSRLRWKFIKLSGQLVHQQSQLCLEAVKEGGLPQSSPREVNTKTGGLFLRPCTHHPRQQWHFEQLVAPKGA